A single genomic interval of Gavia stellata isolate bGavSte3 chromosome 31, bGavSte3.hap2, whole genome shotgun sequence harbors:
- the STAMBP gene encoding STAM-binding protein, whose protein sequence is MCVVMPDHADVSLPPEERVRRLIQVGSAVEVNEDVPPRRYYRSGVEILRMATIYSEEGNIEHAFILYNKYITLFIEKLPQHRDYKTAVIPEKRETVKKLKEVAFPRAEELKEELLKRYAKDYAKYKEQKKEEEEEFARNLALQQQLEEERNRVALMKQQQAEQEQFHAFEEMIRRQELEKERLRIVQEFGKPEPSPESLDGPLIPGVEKPPTDLIPRVPVSPVDPASPSAGTVSSKPPVVDRSLKPSALGSTENNASMDVLRQVIVPRELCQKFLQLADANTIRGVETCGILCGKLMRNEFTITHVIVPKQYGGPDYCNTENEEELFVIQDQHGLVTLGWIHTHPTQTAFLSSVDLHTHCSYQMMLPESIAIVCSPKYQETGFFKLTEHGLEEISSCRQKGFHPHSKDPPLFTTCNHVSVVERDVVLMDLR, encoded by the exons ATGTGTGTTGTTATGCCCGACCACGCCGACGTCAGCCTCCCACCGGAGGAGCGAGTCCGAAGACTGATCCAGGTGGGAAGTGCTGTGGAAGTGAACGAGGATGTCCCGCCACGACGCTACTACCGCTCTGGAGTGGAAATCCTCCGCATGGCGACCATTTACTCGGAGGAAGGCAATATCGAGCATGCCTTTATTCTGTACAACAAATACATCAC GCTCTTCATTGAGAAGCTGCCACAGCACCGTGATTACAAAACCGCTGTCATACCTGAAAAGAGGGAGACAGTGAAA aaactgaaagaagTAGCCTTCCCCAGAGCTGAAGAGCTCAAGGAGGAGCTATTAAAGAGGTACGCCAAGGACTATGCTAAGTACAAGGAGCAGAAG aaggaggaggaagaggaattCGCACGCAATTtggctttgcagcagcagctggaagaagagagaaatcgGGTAGCCCtgatgaagcagcagcaggcagagcaagaGCAGTTCCATGCCTTCGAGGAGATGATTCGACGACAGGAGCTAGAGAAGGAACGTCTAAGGATAGTGCAGGAATTTGGAAAGCCAGAGCCAAGTCCCGAATCTCTGGATGGACCCCTCATCCCTGGCGTGGAAAAGCCCCCGACTGATTTAATCCCAAGGGTTCCTGTTTCTCCAGTTGACCCTGCAAGTCCATCAGCAGGGACTGTCTCATCCAAACCTCCTGTTGTGGACAGATCTTTGAAACCTAGTGCTTTGGGGAGCACGGAAAACA ATGCAAGTATGGATGTCCTTCGCCAGGTCATTGTCCCtagggagctctgccagaaATTCCTCCAGCTGGCTGACGCCAACACGATCCGGGGTGTGGAGACTTGTGGGATCCTCTGCGGTAAGCTG ATGAGGAATGAGTTCACGATAACTCACGTCATCGTTCCCAAGCAGTACGGAGGCCCCGATTATTGCAATACGGAGAATGAGGAGGAGCTCTTCGTGATCCAGGATCAGCACGGCCTTGTTACGCTAGGCTGGATCCAT ACTCACCCCACGCAGACAGCCTTCCTCTCCAGCGTCGACCTGCACACACACTGCTCCTACCAGATGATGTTGCCGGAGTCCATTGCTATTGTGTGTTCTCCGAAATACCAGGA GACAGGGTTTTTCAAGCTGACGGAGCATGGCCTGGAGGAGATCTCTTCCTGCCGGCAGAAAGGATTCCACCCACACTCCAAAGACCCCCCTCTATTCACT ACCTGCAATCACGTGTCAGTAGTCGAGAGAGACGTGGTCCTGATGGATCTCCGATAG
- the PROM2 gene encoding prominin-2: MRVAGLLLAWALLRPAGTQQCHIAGPGGVLRFTDRHAEIRVPALHRVPSSLDPLYGLIRRCLDLIQQNPLPTELLRAALNDPGSVRTSQVVQYELGYIVCAAVALLFTVAVPVAGMCFCYCRSRRRCGGRLRAHRRSLGCRRHCLLACLSLTSLVILTSVICAFVTSQRVKGQMEPGLGAVPATLRTLRQHIANVPQGVQMVVDQFEVPRQQIISDLGGLSRSVGLSIHVQLKAMTYAALADLQDRAGDLQTSLHHLQILDKTVRALASARAELEPALRERRQHVVALLDDPRCTSCASVLGRAQSLELGADYGKVPSVEKVLKALAGLPRSDFAEMIRQGNGTFNSIPELAVERMAQVIQDLRDEMARTTEKVQSIANSFPLPDYTRPVSEALVKAEDRSQPYLQEVERFEQYRWIAGTVLCSIILLILACNVTGMALGAYGLSKREDPSDYECRGEAGAKFLLVGVGLAFLFSWLLILLVFATFLVGGNIQTLVCRNWVNQEIYKFIDTPGNLPPSMNLTHQLNLRRDSNLSAAYRECKNGAGLWEVLQLDRSYDLDEHLKTPKYTADFQKRLGDFTARLGDVRLLRSEGRQDLETFARSGVDEVDYGRFQEEMKNPVVQTSLPGLARSLEGLQKMQRNGTVAGRLAAEARALWQMQNSTVQSQEALVAKLGESVQFLSRLAPHLQERVKTTLATTSSVEARLPVQAQQILRQEIGCFTRKELRYFAQYLNWVGQTLREDVASCQPLATALDNGRVILCDRIADPWNAFWFSLGCCTFFLIPNIIFAVRLTKHFRPIRNRLISTGSEETCPFHIPRVTALKL; encoded by the exons ATGCGGGTGGCCGGGTTGCTGCTGGCTTGGGCGCTGCTGCGTCCCGCTGGCACCCAGCAATGCCACATCGCCGGGCCTGGCGGCGTCCTCCGCTTCACCGACAGGCATGCCGAGATTCGTGTGCCGGCGCTGCACCGGGTACCCAGCTCGCTCGATCCCCTCTATGGCCTCATCCGGCGCTGCCTGGACCTCATCCAGCAAAACCCCCTGCCCACAG agctgctcaggGCGGCACTGAACGACCCCGGCTCGGTGCGGACGTCGCAG GTGGTGCAGTATGAGCTGGGCTACATCGTCTGCGCCGCAGTGGCTTTGCTCTTCACCGTAGCCGTGCCGGTAGCTGGGATGTGCTTCTGCTACTGCCGGAGCCGCCGGCGGTGCGGGGGCCGCCTGCGTGCCCACCGACGCTCGCTGGGCTGTCGCCGCCACTGCCTGCTCGCCTGCCTGTCCCTCACCTCCCTCGTCATCCT GACGAGCGTCATCTGCGCCTTTGTCACCAGCCAGCGGGTGAAGGGGCAGAtggagccggggctgggggccgtgcCGGCCACCCTGCGCACCCTGCGGCAGCACATCGCCAACGTCCCCCAG GGGGTGCAGATGGTGGTAGACCAGTTTGAGGTGCCCCGACAGCAGATAATCTCCGACCTGGGTG GGCTCAGCCGGAGCGTGGGGCTCTCCATCCACGTGCAGCTGAAGGCGATGACCTACGCGGCACTGGCGGACCTGCAGGACAGGGCTGGAG ACCTACAGACCTCGCTGCACCATTTACAGATTCTCGACAAGACGGTGCGGGCGCTGGCATCGGCACGGGCCGAGCTGGAGCCAGCGCTGCGGGAACGGCGTCAGCACGTGGTCGCGCTGCTGGATGACCCGCGCTGCACCTCCTGCGCCAGCGTCCTGGGCAGGGCACAGAGCCTGGAGCTGGGTGCTGACTATGGCAAG GTGCCATCGGTGGAGAAGGTTTTGAAGGCACTGGCCGGCCTGCCCCGAAGCGACTTTGCGGAGATGATTCGCCAG GGCAACGGCACCTTCAACTCCATCCCAGAGCTGGCCGTGGAGAGGATGGCGCAGGTCATCCAGG ATCTGCGTGACGAGATGGCCCGCACGACAGAGAAGGTGCAGTCCATTGCCAACAGCTTCCCCCTCCCCGACTACACCCGGCCCGTCAGCGAAGCCCTGGTGAAGGCGGAGGACAGGAGCCAGCCGTACCTCCAGGAGGTGGAGCGCTTCGAGCAGTACAG GTGGATCGCGGGCACAGTGCTGTGCTCCATCATCCTCCTCATCCTCGCCTGCAACGTGACAGGGATGGCCCTGGGGGCGTATGGGCTCTCCAAGCGGGAGGACCCGAGCGACTACGAGTGCAGAGGAGAAGCTGGTGCCAAGTTTCTCCTGGT TGGCGTGGGCCTGGCTTTCCTGTTCTCCTGGCTCCTCATCCTCCTGGTTTTCGCCACCTTCCTGGTTGGGGGCAACATCCAGACGCTGGTTTGCAGGAATTGGGTCAACCAGGAGATTTATAAG TTCATCGACACCCCCGGGAACCTGCCTCCATCCATGAACCTCACCCACCAGCTCAATCTCAGGAGGGACTCCAACCTCAGCGCTGCATACCG ggAGTGCAAGAATGGCGCGGGGCTGTGGGAGGTGCTGCAGCTTGACAGGTCCTACGACCTGGATGAGCATCTAAAAACCCCCAAG TACACAGCTGATTTCCAAAAACGCCTGGGTGACTTCACAGCGCGTCTGGGTGACGTGCGGCTCCTCCGCAGCGAGGGCAGGCAGGACCTGGAGACCTTTGCCCGCAGCGGCGTGGACGAGGTGGACTACGGGCGCTTccaggaggag ATGAAAAACCCCGTGGTGCAGACCAGCCTCCCTGGCTTGGCAAGGAGCCTCGAGGGGCTGCAGAAAATGCAG AGGAACGGCACAGTGGCGGGGCGGCTGGCCGCCGAGGCCCGGGCCCTGTGGCAGATGCAAAACTCCACGGTGCAATCGCAGGAGGCTTTGGTG GCAAAGCTGGGGGAAAGCGTCCAGTTCCTCTCCCGCTTGGCACCACACCTCCAG GAACGGGTGAAGACAACACTGGCCACCACATCCTCGGTGGAAGCGCGGCTGCCTGTGCAAGCCCAGCAGATCCTCCGGCAG gAGATTGGTTGCTTCACGAGGAAGGAGCTGCGGTACTTCGCGCAGTACCTGAACTGGGTTGGGCAGACG CTGAGGGAGGATGTGGCTTCGTGCCAGCCACTCGCCACAGCCCTGGACAACGGGCGGGTGATCCTGTGTGACCGCATCGCCGACCCCTGG AACGCTTTCTGGTTCAGCCTGGGATGCTGCACCTTCTTCCTCATCCCCAACATCATCTTCGCCGTCAGGCTCACCAAACACTTCCGCCCCATCCGCAACCGGCTCAT ctcTACAGGGTCAGAGGAGACCTGTCCCTTCCACATCCCCCGTGTCACGGCACTCAAGCTCTAG
- the DUSP11 gene encoding RNA/RNP complex-1-interacting phosphatase isoform X1 has product MVGGGASRVPQRWTDYIPLGRRMPGTRFIAFKVPLKKSFDRNLHPEERFSPCDLIKKIKEQKEELGLIIDLTYTTRYYRPEELPATLCYSKILTMGHEIPNKHTIFQFKCVVKKFLSDNKDNDKLIGVHCTHGLNRTGYLVCRYLIDVEGMEPDTAIELFNSARGHPIERTNYIQDLQRRSVKKNCELKNLCSDPVREKAGATPNTKKQMARYHPHCSDQSPLVVPRLLPSQQGWQGNSECRNSGSAKNHRRQAAKAQHQELAQEHGATEQRRPCSLAARNCWVSLPANEWRNGLCFPPQSPHLCPPQERQAARKRRRRRRKPVVTA; this is encoded by the exons ATGGTGGGCGGAGGGGCCTCCCGCGTACCGCAGCG GTGGACCGACTACATCCCGCTGGGCAGGAGGATGCCGGGCACCCGCTTCATCGCCTTCAAAGTCCCCCTGAAGAAG AGCTTTGACCGGAATCTTCATCCAGAGGAGAGATTTTCACCTTGTGACCTGATTAAGAAAATcaaagagcagaaggaagaacTGGGCCTGATCATTGACCTGACGTACACAACTCGCTACTACAGGCCAGAG GAGCTCCCAGCCACACTCTGCTACTCAAAGATCTTGACAATGGGACATGAAATACCAAACAAGCACACCATCTTTCAATTCAAATGTGTTGTTAAAAAGTTTTTGAGCGACAACAAAGATAACG ATAAACTCATCGGAGTTCATTGCACGCATGGCTTAAACAGAACTGGCTACCTGGTTTGTAG GTACCTGATTGATGTTGAAGGCATGGAGCCAGATACTGCAATAGAGT TGTTCAACAGTGCTCGAGGACATCCTATAGAGAGAACCAACTATATCCAAGATCTTCAGAGGAGATCTgtaaaaaa GAACTGCGAACTAAAGAATTTGTGCTCGGACCCTGTCAGAGAAAAAGCCGGGGCTACACCGAACACTAAAAAGCAGATGGCCAGATATCATCCGCATTGTTCGGACCAATCCCCCTTAGTGGTGCCCAG GCTCCTCCCGTCTCAGCAGGGATGGCAGGGGAACAGTGAATGCAG AAACTCTGGTAGCGCCAAGAACCACCGCAGGCAAGCTGCCAAGGCACAACACCAGGAGCTGGCGCAGGAGCACGGGGCGACGGAGCAAAGGCGGCCATGCAGTTTGGCAGCGAGGAACTGTTGGGTTTCGTTGCCCGCTAACGAGTGGCGCAATGGACTGTGCTTTCCCCCGCAGagcccccacctctgccccccccagGAAAGACAAGCGGCCAGGAAACGCAGGCGCCGGCGCAGGAAACCTGTTGTGACGGCGTAA
- the DUSP11 gene encoding RNA/RNP complex-1-interacting phosphatase isoform X2, with amino-acid sequence MVGGGASRVPQRWTDYIPLGRRMPGTRFIAFKVPLKKSFDRNLHPEERFSPCDLIKKIKEQKEELGLIIDLTYTTRYYRPEELPATLCYSKILTMGHEIPNKHTIFQFKCVVKKFLSDNKDNDKLIGVHCTHGLNRTGYLVCRYLIDVEGMEPDTAIELFNSARGHPIERTNYIQDLQRRSVKKNCELKNLCSDPVREKAGATPNTKKQMARYHPHCSDQSPLVVPRNSGSAKNHRRQAAKAQHQELAQEHGATEQRRPCSLAARNCWVSLPANEWRNGLCFPPQSPHLCPPQERQAARKRRRRRRKPVVTA; translated from the exons ATGGTGGGCGGAGGGGCCTCCCGCGTACCGCAGCG GTGGACCGACTACATCCCGCTGGGCAGGAGGATGCCGGGCACCCGCTTCATCGCCTTCAAAGTCCCCCTGAAGAAG AGCTTTGACCGGAATCTTCATCCAGAGGAGAGATTTTCACCTTGTGACCTGATTAAGAAAATcaaagagcagaaggaagaacTGGGCCTGATCATTGACCTGACGTACACAACTCGCTACTACAGGCCAGAG GAGCTCCCAGCCACACTCTGCTACTCAAAGATCTTGACAATGGGACATGAAATACCAAACAAGCACACCATCTTTCAATTCAAATGTGTTGTTAAAAAGTTTTTGAGCGACAACAAAGATAACG ATAAACTCATCGGAGTTCATTGCACGCATGGCTTAAACAGAACTGGCTACCTGGTTTGTAG GTACCTGATTGATGTTGAAGGCATGGAGCCAGATACTGCAATAGAGT TGTTCAACAGTGCTCGAGGACATCCTATAGAGAGAACCAACTATATCCAAGATCTTCAGAGGAGATCTgtaaaaaa GAACTGCGAACTAAAGAATTTGTGCTCGGACCCTGTCAGAGAAAAAGCCGGGGCTACACCGAACACTAAAAAGCAGATGGCCAGATATCATCCGCATTGTTCGGACCAATCCCCCTTAGTGGTGCCCAG AAACTCTGGTAGCGCCAAGAACCACCGCAGGCAAGCTGCCAAGGCACAACACCAGGAGCTGGCGCAGGAGCACGGGGCGACGGAGCAAAGGCGGCCATGCAGTTTGGCAGCGAGGAACTGTTGGGTTTCGTTGCCCGCTAACGAGTGGCGCAATGGACTGTGCTTTCCCCCGCAGagcccccacctctgccccccccagGAAAGACAAGCGGCCAGGAAACGCAGGCGCCGGCGCAGGAAACCTGTTGTGACGGCGTAA